The sequence below is a genomic window from Chloroflexota bacterium.
GTAAGCCGAGGATATCGGTTGGATAGAGACGCGGGTTAATGCCCAGCCAGTTTACCTTATGGTTCGACAAGGTGGTCTGCCATTCGGCCATAGGCACAGTATCAAACGCGGGTGCGAAGTTGGGTAGCGGAGCAAAGAGCACCGGCATCTCCGTCGGTATTTCCGGTAACATGCGGCGTAGGAAATCCAGGCTGTCCCTGCAATTGAATGGTAGCCACAATGGCAATAGACGGCTGATTCGGCTGGCCACTGGGTTCACTAGAGTGAAACAATCAAAGAAGACACCTCGTGGCTGGCGACCCTCTTTCTCGCTCAATTTGCGATGGGCGCGATAGGCGAGTACAGAGAAAGCCTCAGGAGTGTTGCCCTCTAACGCCAGGAATTGGTAACCGTTTTGACGAGCGAATGCCTCACACGCCGCCCGAAACTCCGGTAGCGTCCCCCACTCCGACTCGGGCTCAACCGAGAGCGGCAGATCCAATCGCCACCCACCAACGAATGGCGAACCCTCTGCCCGCTGCATAGCCTCGATCTCCGGTGTGCCGGTCATAAATTGCTCATCTGAGACACCGCCGAGTCCGCCCACTTGGAACGTATGTCGTTCAGCCACGCGATATTGCCGCCACAGATAGCGGCAATCAATGAAGATGATGGTGCCACCGGGCTGCAGTCGGATGCGAATGAAATCGCGGTAGGCCTGGGGTAGGGCCAATAACTTCATGCGGATGTGGTTAACGTATTTGACCAGAAAACGATCGTGCAACGGGTCATAATGATTCACGACCGCTAGATCGGGGTTATTCGCCAAGATGGGTTGGGCCAACGCATCGCCATGGGCTTTGTAGGTAGCAATATCATCCGGGTGGGCAGGGTCTCGGTAACTGGTTAGAAAATGCTCGGACAGGAAAGGCACCCCCAGTGCCGTTGCCAGATGGGCTACGCCGCCATTAGGCGCACCCAGGATAACCGCTGAATAGGGTCCTTTGCAATCGTGATACAACGAAACCGCATACTGGGCCAGGTTCTCCGTCCGGACTGCATGGGCGAATCGTGGATTGATACCAGAGGTAGCGACAACGCGTTCCACAGCCCAAGTAATCGCACGCGGACCGAGTAGCGAGATGAACCTCGCCGCCAACTCGGCCAGCGGCCCCCTGTCCTGTGAGGCAAAAAACTCGCCACGCAATGCAGCCGCCACAGAGCGCATAGCAATGGCTGAAGAATCGGTGTTTTCAATGTAAGCAGGCATGGGCTATTCCGTCGCAAAAGCAACCGCTACTGCTAAATGGTGTCCTGGTTTGACACCCTGGTTAGAACGACCCCCGTTCTCGTTACTTTCTCCCGTCTTCAGGTGCCTGATCACTCCCCCTTCATGAATTCCCGCCACTCTCCGTGCACACCCTCCTCCGTGACGCCATAGTAAACATGCAGAGTGCCATTGGCACCGCGTTGCACGAAATCATAACGTGTCCGTCCGGCGCGACGATACGATTTCCAGAGCCCGATGTCACCCCGCCAGGTAACCTTGTCCTCCGTTACGGGGTTCGTTTCTTTTTCTACAATAGCATATTGCCACAGTTTCCGTGCTGAGGTACGGGTTACATCGCGGACCACATTGCCGTTTCGGAGGTCTTTCATGGTATGGTACAGCGTACCCTCCCGCTCCACCGTCTCGATGATCTCCACGCCAGTCTTGGGCGGCTCGATGCGGTGTGCCACCTCATGTGCTTCGACTGCCTCTGGTGGGGCTATCTGAGGACCCAAAGCCTCTTTCACCAATTGCACAATCTCATCGCGCACAGCCTCGCTGGTCTCCGACTCCTGACGGATGTAGATGCGGGTTCCTTCCAAAGCGTAGGGCGGGTCATCTCCCTCAGGCACGTTTAGGCGGATGATGTTACGGCCCCGGCTCTTCAGTACATCCGCATCGACCTCAAGTGGTGGGGTGATGGCGCGCTTGATTTCGGTGAGTAACGTGGCGATTGCCTGTTCAGGCGCATCTACACCCTTGGGTGGAGTCTTTAGGTTCGGTCCTACGCCGACAAAAATCGTGCCGCCCTTTGTATTCGCAAAAGCCACTACATCACATAGGATAGCGCGCAGATGACCACCTTTTCTTTCCATGGAGTCGTGAAAAGATTGGACAATGTTGGGCCCTTGGGCACGGGCAGCCTCAACATAATCAAACGGGGCTTGGGCACGACGGTAAGGTCGCGTGCGAGTGAAATCATCGCCTAAGAAAACGGCTTTGATGGCTTCGAAAGTGGGTTCGGGCAGCAAGATCTCCGTAGCCCGGTCACCGATGCCAAGTTTGTTCCGATCCAGCGGGTCGGCACGTAAGCGATGAGCATCCGAGCCTTGGATACAATGCATCCGGCGAGGATACTCGGGTTTGGAGCCGTTATAGAAGGCAGCGATAGTGCGTCGTCCTTTTGTTTCCAAATCAGTGGTCTCTAAGGCGTGCAAGTGGGGGTCCTGAGTGTAGGCAATTTTCGTCTGGCCGCCGTAGCCGAAGCCGCGCATCGCAACGCCATGGGCAGAATTGACGTGGGCAGCGATAACGAGACCTCCCGCCGCGTCTACCACCCGATATGCGGTGAGCACGTCTGTAGTAGCACCCACTTCTGTAGAGCCCTCATCGAGTTTGTCCGGTGGCACACGCAACTCCAGGAGAAGGTGCTCTAACAGACGCACAGGTGTCTTTTCCGAGAAAATACCGAGAATGTGAAAACCCAAGGTGGCCGTGAATTCAAATCCGGGCAGTACCAGGATTTTCCTCAAGAGCCGCCGGTATTCTTCCAACATCTCCTTCTCAGAGGGATTCAGGCGCCCCAGGCGCTCGAGCAACTCGAGTGCCTCGATCTGGCGTTGCATGCTGGCATAGCCCGCCACCGAATTGTGATCAGTGAAGGCGATGATATCCAGTTCCTGCTCCTCTGCCACCTCCAGCATTTGCAAGTAAGTAACATCTGGCTCCTCGTATTCACGAGACGCGGCGGTGTGTAGATGCAGATCAACACGGTACCATCGCATTGCTTTACTAGGTTTGTCTTTTGGCACTTTTTGACCTGCTCGCTCTCTTGCTTTGTGCTTTTGGGCCCGTGCCATCCGTCAGCGCGGCCGCTAGCACCTCATCCACTGTGTCTACGAGCACAAAGTTCATTTCTTTGCGGATATCTTCGGGCAATTCCTCCAGATCGGGCGCGTTACGTTTTGGCAAGATAACCGTGGTTAACCCTGCTCGCCTGGCGGCCAATACCTTCTCTTTCACACCGCCAACTGGCAACACCTGCCCGCGCAAGGTAATTTCACCGGTCATCCCTACATCCGAGCGCACAGGCCGGTTACTCAGGAGAGAAACCAATGCGGTGGCCATTGTGACGCCTGCTGATGGACCGTCTTTGGGAATGGCCCCTGCTGGGATGTGCAGGTGGAGATCGTTGTGCTCAAAAAAGGTCTTATCAATGCCCAGCGTTTCTGCCTTGGAGCGCACGTAACTTAGGGCTGCTTCAGCGGACTCTTTCATCACGTCGCCCAGTTGCCCGGTGATGGTAAACGCCTTCTTTCCGGGCATCTTGGTGGCTTCGACGAAAAGGATGTCTCCGCCAGTCTCAGTCCAGGCCAATCCAGTGGCCACGCCCGGTATCTCCGTGCGTTCAGCTGCCTCGAAGAAAAAGCGCGGCCGACCCAGATATTCTGCGACCAATTCTGGGGTGACGATTACCTTCTCTTGTATCTCACCTGCTGCGATTTTGGTGGCCACTTTGCGACAGATAGCACCGATCTGCCGTTCCAAGTTGCGCACACCGGCCTCTCGAGTGTAGTCGCGGATGATCTTGCGCAGGGCCTCGACGGTGAATTCAATCTCGCTCTCTTTCAGCACGTTCTCCTTGCGCTGGCGGGGGATGAGGTAGCCCTGGGCGATTTTAATCTTCTCTTCCTCGGTATACCCGGAGAGTTGCAGGATCTCCATCCGATCTCGCAACGCAGGTGGGATAGGGTCGAGCAGGTTCGCCGTGCAGATAAACATCACCTCCGAGAGATCGAATGGCACGTCTAGATAATGATCGCGGAACTCGCGGTTCTGCTCCGGGTCTAACACTTCCAGCAGAGCAGACGACGGGTCACCTCGCCAGTCTGTGCCGATTTTGTCCACTTCGTCCAACATGAAGACAGGATTTTTGGATTCCACGCGCTTGAGAGCCTGGATGATGCGGCCTGGCATAGCACCGATATAAGTGCGTCGGTGACCACGGATCTCGGCCTCGTCTCGCATCCCACCCAACGACTGGCGCACGAACTTGCGCCCCAGCGCCCTGGCGATGGACAGGCCCAGCGAAGTCTTACCGGTGCCAGGCGGCCCCACAAAGCATAAGATTACACCCTCGCGCTGCCGGCGGATGTAGTCCTCGCGCACGTCCTCCTCCACCGTCTCCCCTTCGACAGCGAGGCGCTCTTTCTTGAGTTTGCGCACAGCCAGGTATTCCAAAATGCGGTCTTTGATTTTCTCGAGGTTGTAGTGATCCTCGTCGAGCACCTGACGTGCCCGGTTGATATCCAGGTTATCCGGCGTGGATTTGTTCCAGGGCAGACTCACCAACCAGTCCAAATAAGTCTTGATCACGGAGTATTCGGCCGCGGCGGGCGGCATTTTGGATAGCCGGTCTAATTCGCGCCGTGCCTCCTTATCCGCCTCAGGAGGCATGCCCGCTTCCTCTATGCGCCGGCGTAGTTCGTTTATTTCCGCCTGCTGCTCATCAGCCTCCCCCAGCTCCTTCTGAATGGCTTTCATCTGCTCGCGCAGGATGTACTCGCGTTGAGCTTTTTCCAACTCCGATTGGGCTCGTTCCTGGATTTTTTTACCGAGTTCCAACACCTCCAACTCGCGGTTCATCACGCCGGTCAATTTTTCCAATTTGGCTTTAACGCTATCCATTTCGAGTATTTGCTGGGCATCGTTCATTTCCATGCGCACGTAGGAGGCCAACAAATAGACGAGTTGCCGCGGATCCGTGATGCTCAACGTAGCCATAGTTAATTCTTCAGGCATATAAGGCATGAGTTGAGCCATGCGTCGGAACAGTTCTACTGCATTGCGCATAAGGGCTTCGACTTCGACGCCCTCTTCCGCGCGGTCTGGAATGACCTCGATACGCGCCTTGAAGTAAGGCTCGGACTGGACAAATTCCGTAAGGCGAATCCGTTCGATGCCCTGGATAAACAAGCGGATAGTTCCATCGGGCGCTTTGGCATAGCGATTGATGACCGCGACGGAGCCCACGTGGTACATATCATCTGGGCCCGGTTCCTCTTTGTTGGGATCCTTGAGGGCCACTAATCCTACCAATCGGTCTCCAACCACTACGTCGTCCACCAGACGTACTGAACGAGGCTGCCCAACGATGAGGGGCAGCAAAATGGGTATTGGATACACAACGGTATTCTTTAAAGGCAGAATAGGCAAAACGGACGGGATACTAGGTATCTCGCTCGTGCCTTCCGGCGCTGAAGATTTCACCTGTTCCTGTGGGTTATCGCTTAATGCGAACAACTTCATACCAGGAACCTCCATAGCAAAGTTTTTGTCAGTATGGGCTTGTCACCCGTTTTCCTTGAGGTGAGACTCATTCCCCCTGGTCCCCCAGTGTAATGGGCACCTTTGTGGGGCGCCTCTGCTTGGGGATGGCGATGGTCAGGAAGCCATTATCGTAGGTGGCGACGGCATCTTCCGGCTCTTGGTCCCAGGGCAGATACACCTCAATATGAAACGGACCGTATGGTATCTCCATTCGCTGATATGTGAGTTTAGCCTCAGGGTCCTCTCGGTAGCCCTCAACCGTAAGCACGCGCTTGTCCAACGAGATGGCGAAATCCTCCTCATGCATACCAGCCACTTCGATGCGGACCATCAGATGACTATCGGTCTCGTAAACATCCGTAGGAGGATGCCAGATACGCGGTCTCCGTCTCGAGCGCCACTCATGAGGCGTACTAAACCCAAATGTCCAGCGGATGACTGAGAATTCATCCTCGCTCTGAAGCAATAATTTTTCCGTCTCCATCTTTGTCTGCGCACCCCTTTGTTCACGACTCAATAATATTGTAGCACAAGTATGCATCTCCCTCAAACCACCAGGCACTACTTGTATTAGAATTTTATTAGTTTCTCCAGTGCGAAAAGAGTAAATAGGGTAGGTTCGAGAAGTTTGACAGGCCTCATCTTTGAGGATAATATAGCTATACTTTCCCCAAAGGGGTGTGGCGCGAACTAGTGTCTAGGAGAACAAAAGACCAGCAAAGCCTGATATCCAACAATTTGGGACAACAACTCCTTTACCGATTGGTCGTGATCGTTGCTTCTATCGCTCGCTCTCTTCCACCTTCGTTCTGCTATGCGGTGGCTACGCTTTTGGCAGATGCTGCTTTCGCGATATGGCATTCTAAAAGAGTCATTACGATTGAAAACATGCGTCACGTCTTGGGCGCCGATGCATCCGAAGAGAAGGTTCGGCGCACCGCGCGCAGAGCCTATCGCAACTATACCCGCCTGATCGCCGACATGTTGCTTATGCCCGGCATGAGCAGCGAAGACCTAGAAGCGAGACTGAAAACCAATGCCTGGGAGATAGTCGAGAGCGCACTGGCGAGCGGCAAGGGTGTTCTTTTGGTCAGCGGCCATTTTGGACACCCTATGATAGCAGGGCTTCTCCTGGCCAGTCGGGGCTATAAGGTCAACGTCATTGCAGAGATGCACAGTATCCTCGGCATCAATGCCGTCGTTCGAAGATACCATGCCAACTGGGGGCTGTGCCCCATTCCGATGGAATATGGCCTGAAACAGGTATATAGGGCATTGCGAAACAACGAACTGGTTGCCGTTATCATCGATCGACCTGTTCTCGATGAACCCAACGGCGTGCCGATAATGCTGTTTGGCCAGCAAACCTACTGGCCTGCCGGGTGTGCTACGCTCTCCCTCCGCACGGGTGCGAAGATCCTGGTAGGCTATGTGGCGCGGGAGCCGGATGATGCTTTTCAGTGCACCGTACGATTGCTTGATAGGCCATCAACAACAGGCAATCCAGAGACTGATGTACAGGCGATCACCCAAGAAATTGCCAATATCCTGGAAGAAGGCATCCGTCGCTACCCTGATCAATGGTTTATGTTCCGCCGCACTTGGCACGGCGGGTGAGGTGCAGTATCTGTGGGTCAATCCAAGGCCGTTTACTATATCTACCGACTGGCAGGATTTTTAGTCCCCCACATCCCTCCACGCGTAGGATACTGGCTCTTTGCTCGACTGGGAGACCTCTGTTATTATTTCAGCAGAAATGCACGGGCCAATGTGGTGGACAACCTACATCACGTCCTGGGACCTGAAGCAAGTCGCCAGCACATCCAGCAAGTGGCACGGGAAATCTTTCGTAACCAAGGCCGCAATTACTACGATTTATTTCGCCTGCCCACCCTTTCTCTCTCTAAGATACAATCGCTAGTCGCTGTCCACGGCATCGAACACGTTACGAAAGCACTGGATGCAAAGCAGGGTGTGATATTGGTGACACTCCATTTCGGCAACCTGGATGTAGTAGGACAGATACTCGGCATCTATGGGATA
It includes:
- a CDS encoding putative DNA binding domain-containing protein translates to MRWYRVDLHLHTAASREYEEPDVTYLQMLEVAEEQELDIIAFTDHNSVAGYASMQRQIEALELLERLGRLNPSEKEMLEEYRRLLRKILVLPGFEFTATLGFHILGIFSEKTPVRLLEHLLLELRVPPDKLDEGSTEVGATTDVLTAYRVVDAAGGLVIAAHVNSAHGVAMRGFGYGGQTKIAYTQDPHLHALETTDLETKGRRTIAAFYNGSKPEYPRRMHCIQGSDAHRLRADPLDRNKLGIGDRATEILLPEPTFEAIKAVFLGDDFTRTRPYRRAQAPFDYVEAARAQGPNIVQSFHDSMERKGGHLRAILCDVVAFANTKGGTIFVGVGPNLKTPPKGVDAPEQAIATLLTEIKRAITPPLEVDADVLKSRGRNIIRLNVPEGDDPPYALEGTRIYIRQESETSEAVRDEIVQLVKEALGPQIAPPEAVEAHEVAHRIEPPKTGVEIIETVEREGTLYHTMKDLRNGNVVRDVTRTSARKLWQYAIVEKETNPVTEDKVTWRGDIGLWKSYRRAGRTRYDFVQRGANGTLHVYYGVTEEGVHGEWREFMKGE
- the lon gene encoding endopeptidase La, which encodes MKLFALSDNPQEQVKSSAPEGTSEIPSIPSVLPILPLKNTVVYPIPILLPLIVGQPRSVRLVDDVVVGDRLVGLVALKDPNKEEPGPDDMYHVGSVAVINRYAKAPDGTIRLFIQGIERIRLTEFVQSEPYFKARIEVIPDRAEEGVEVEALMRNAVELFRRMAQLMPYMPEELTMATLSITDPRQLVYLLASYVRMEMNDAQQILEMDSVKAKLEKLTGVMNRELEVLELGKKIQERAQSELEKAQREYILREQMKAIQKELGEADEQQAEINELRRRIEEAGMPPEADKEARRELDRLSKMPPAAAEYSVIKTYLDWLVSLPWNKSTPDNLDINRARQVLDEDHYNLEKIKDRILEYLAVRKLKKERLAVEGETVEEDVREDYIRRQREGVILCFVGPPGTGKTSLGLSIARALGRKFVRQSLGGMRDEAEIRGHRRTYIGAMPGRIIQALKRVESKNPVFMLDEVDKIGTDWRGDPSSALLEVLDPEQNREFRDHYLDVPFDLSEVMFICTANLLDPIPPALRDRMEILQLSGYTEEEKIKIAQGYLIPRQRKENVLKESEIEFTVEALRKIIRDYTREAGVRNLERQIGAICRKVATKIAAGEIQEKVIVTPELVAEYLGRPRFFFEAAERTEIPGVATGLAWTETGGDILFVEATKMPGKKAFTITGQLGDVMKESAEAALSYVRSKAETLGIDKTFFEHNDLHLHIPAGAIPKDGPSAGVTMATALVSLLSNRPVRSDVGMTGEITLRGQVLPVGGVKEKVLAARRAGLTTVILPKRNAPDLEELPEDIRKEMNFVLVDTVDEVLAAALTDGTGPKAQSKRASRSKSAKRQT
- a CDS encoding Hsp20/alpha crystallin family protein, which codes for METEKLLLQSEDEFSVIRWTFGFSTPHEWRSRRRPRIWHPPTDVYETDSHLMVRIEVAGMHEEDFAISLDKRVLTVEGYREDPEAKLTYQRMEIPYGPFHIEVYLPWDQEPEDAVATYDNGFLTIAIPKQRRPTKVPITLGDQGE
- a CDS encoding lysophospholipid acyltransferase family protein, giving the protein MSRRTKDQQSLISNNLGQQLLYRLVVIVASIARSLPPSFCYAVATLLADAAFAIWHSKRVITIENMRHVLGADASEEKVRRTARRAYRNYTRLIADMLLMPGMSSEDLEARLKTNAWEIVESALASGKGVLLVSGHFGHPMIAGLLLASRGYKVNVIAEMHSILGINAVVRRYHANWGLCPIPMEYGLKQVYRALRNNELVAVIIDRPVLDEPNGVPIMLFGQQTYWPAGCATLSLRTGAKILVGYVAREPDDAFQCTVRLLDRPSTTGNPETDVQAITQEIANILEEGIRRYPDQWFMFRRTWHGG